In Zingiber officinale cultivar Zhangliang chromosome 8B, Zo_v1.1, whole genome shotgun sequence, a single genomic region encodes these proteins:
- the LOC122014552 gene encoding chaperone protein dnaJ A7A, chloroplastic-like isoform X2 produces the protein MSLVDIQLMEVGEYWIYGMREDRSLKLLNTMTTVPCRNILVPQFGLQPQVILRSASPGVKICFSYTALTLQTGLTSRNSLSSSRASFLGQISSSALYNSSPHLNTRRNRRAEIVVRAESDFYSILGVSRNASKSEIKSAYRKLARSYHPDVNKESGAEQKFKEISNAYEVLADNEKKSLYDKYGEAGLKGADMGMGDFNNPFDLFESLFEGMGGMGGTRGARNRPMQGDDEGYNLVLNFKDAIFGVEKDIEVTRLESCGTCNGSGAKPGTKTRKCRTCGGQGQVVSSARTPLGVFQQVMTCSTCDGTGEYSTPCSTCNGDGCVRKTKKISLKVPPGVDSGSRLRVRSEGNAGRRGGPPGDLYVFIEVRSDPVLKREGTNILYDCKVSYIDAILGTTMNVPTVDGSIDLKIPAGTQPGSTLVMAKKGVPYLGKRNNRGDQLVRVQVEIPKRLSSEERKLIEELADLNKSKTANSRR, from the exons ATGAGTTTGGTTGATATCCAGTTGATGGAGGTTGGAGAATATTGGATTTATGGAATG CGGGAAGATAGAAGCTTGAAGTTGCTCAATACAATGACAACCGTCCCATGTAGAAACATTCTAGTGCCTCAATTTGGACTGCAACCTCAAGTAATATTAAGAAGTGCATCTCCAGGAGTCAAGATCTGTTTTTCTTACACGGCGCTCACACTCCAAACTGG TCTTACATCAAGGAACAGTCTGTCATCGTCACGAGCCAGTTTTCTTGGTCAAATATCTTCATCTGCTCTGTACAATTCCAGCCCACACCTAAATACTAGGCGTAATAGGAGGGCAGAAATTGTCGTTAGAGCTGAATCT GATTTCTATTCTATCCTTGGTGTCTCAAGAAATGCAAGTAAATCCGAAATAAAAAGTG CATACAGGAAGCTTGCTAGGAGTTATCATCCTGATGTCAATAA AGAATCAGGAGCAGAGCAAAAGTTTAAGGAGATTAGTAATGCATATGAG GTTTTAGCTGATAATGAAAAAAAGTCTCTGTATGATAAGTACGGAGAAGCAGGCCTCAAAGGTGCTGACATGGGCATGGGG GATTTCAACAATCCATTCGATCTATTTGAGTCATTATTTGAAGGCATGGGTGGGATGGGTGGAACGAGAGGTGCTCGCAACAGACCTATGCAAGGTGATGACGAGGGTTATAATCTTGTCCTAAATTTCAAAGATGCAATTTTTGGTGTTGAGAAAGATATAGAAGTTACAAGGCTAGAAAGTTGTGGAACATGCAATGGATCTGGTGCCAAACCAGGTACAAAGACACGCAAATGCAGAACTTGTGGAGGTCAAGGTCAGGTCGTCTCTTCTGCAAGGACACCACTGGGTGTATTCCAGCAGGTCATGACTTGTTCAACTTGTGATGGTACGGGTGAATACTCTACCCCATGCAGCACCTGCAACGGGGATGGCTGTGTGAGGAAGACAAAGAAAATTAGTCTGAAGGTGCCACCAGGAGTTGACTCTGGTAGCCGGCTGAgggtccggtcggaggggaatgctGGAAGGAGAGGTGGTCCTCCCGGTGACCTTTATGTCTTCATCGAAGTTCGCTCAGATCCTGTGCTTAAAAGGGAGGGAACCAACATTCTTTATGATTGCAAGGTATCCTACATTGATGCTATCTTAGGGACTACCATGAATGTTCCTACAGTGGATGGATCAATAGATCTGAAGATTCCAGCTGGGACGCAGCCAGGTTCAACTTTGGTAATGGCCAAAAAGGGTGTCCCTTACCTCGGTAAGCGAAACAACCGGGGAGATCAGTTGGTTCGAGTGCAGGTGGAAATTCCAAAGAGATTAAGCAGTGAGGAAAGAAAGTTGATCGAGGAGCTTGCGGACCTAAACAAGTCCAAGACAGCAAACAGTCGGAGATAG
- the LOC122014552 gene encoding chaperone protein dnaJ A7A, chloroplastic-like isoform X1 — MSLVDIQLMEVGEYWIYGMREDRSLKLLNTMTTVPCRNILVPQFGLQPQVILRSASPGVKICFSYTALTLQTGISLTSRNSLSSSRASFLGQISSSALYNSSPHLNTRRNRRAEIVVRAESDFYSILGVSRNASKSEIKSAYRKLARSYHPDVNKESGAEQKFKEISNAYEVLADNEKKSLYDKYGEAGLKGADMGMGDFNNPFDLFESLFEGMGGMGGTRGARNRPMQGDDEGYNLVLNFKDAIFGVEKDIEVTRLESCGTCNGSGAKPGTKTRKCRTCGGQGQVVSSARTPLGVFQQVMTCSTCDGTGEYSTPCSTCNGDGCVRKTKKISLKVPPGVDSGSRLRVRSEGNAGRRGGPPGDLYVFIEVRSDPVLKREGTNILYDCKVSYIDAILGTTMNVPTVDGSIDLKIPAGTQPGSTLVMAKKGVPYLGKRNNRGDQLVRVQVEIPKRLSSEERKLIEELADLNKSKTANSRR, encoded by the exons ATGAGTTTGGTTGATATCCAGTTGATGGAGGTTGGAGAATATTGGATTTATGGAATG CGGGAAGATAGAAGCTTGAAGTTGCTCAATACAATGACAACCGTCCCATGTAGAAACATTCTAGTGCCTCAATTTGGACTGCAACCTCAAGTAATATTAAGAAGTGCATCTCCAGGAGTCAAGATCTGTTTTTCTTACACGGCGCTCACACTCCAAACTGG TATCAGTCTTACATCAAGGAACAGTCTGTCATCGTCACGAGCCAGTTTTCTTGGTCAAATATCTTCATCTGCTCTGTACAATTCCAGCCCACACCTAAATACTAGGCGTAATAGGAGGGCAGAAATTGTCGTTAGAGCTGAATCT GATTTCTATTCTATCCTTGGTGTCTCAAGAAATGCAAGTAAATCCGAAATAAAAAGTG CATACAGGAAGCTTGCTAGGAGTTATCATCCTGATGTCAATAA AGAATCAGGAGCAGAGCAAAAGTTTAAGGAGATTAGTAATGCATATGAG GTTTTAGCTGATAATGAAAAAAAGTCTCTGTATGATAAGTACGGAGAAGCAGGCCTCAAAGGTGCTGACATGGGCATGGGG GATTTCAACAATCCATTCGATCTATTTGAGTCATTATTTGAAGGCATGGGTGGGATGGGTGGAACGAGAGGTGCTCGCAACAGACCTATGCAAGGTGATGACGAGGGTTATAATCTTGTCCTAAATTTCAAAGATGCAATTTTTGGTGTTGAGAAAGATATAGAAGTTACAAGGCTAGAAAGTTGTGGAACATGCAATGGATCTGGTGCCAAACCAGGTACAAAGACACGCAAATGCAGAACTTGTGGAGGTCAAGGTCAGGTCGTCTCTTCTGCAAGGACACCACTGGGTGTATTCCAGCAGGTCATGACTTGTTCAACTTGTGATGGTACGGGTGAATACTCTACCCCATGCAGCACCTGCAACGGGGATGGCTGTGTGAGGAAGACAAAGAAAATTAGTCTGAAGGTGCCACCAGGAGTTGACTCTGGTAGCCGGCTGAgggtccggtcggaggggaatgctGGAAGGAGAGGTGGTCCTCCCGGTGACCTTTATGTCTTCATCGAAGTTCGCTCAGATCCTGTGCTTAAAAGGGAGGGAACCAACATTCTTTATGATTGCAAGGTATCCTACATTGATGCTATCTTAGGGACTACCATGAATGTTCCTACAGTGGATGGATCAATAGATCTGAAGATTCCAGCTGGGACGCAGCCAGGTTCAACTTTGGTAATGGCCAAAAAGGGTGTCCCTTACCTCGGTAAGCGAAACAACCGGGGAGATCAGTTGGTTCGAGTGCAGGTGGAAATTCCAAAGAGATTAAGCAGTGAGGAAAGAAAGTTGATCGAGGAGCTTGCGGACCTAAACAAGTCCAAGACAGCAAACAGTCGGAGATAG
- the LOC122014552 gene encoding chaperone protein dnaJ A7A, chloroplastic-like isoform X3, with amino-acid sequence MTTVPCRNILVPQFGLQPQVILRSASPGVKICFSYTALTLQTGISLTSRNSLSSSRASFLGQISSSALYNSSPHLNTRRNRRAEIVVRAESDFYSILGVSRNASKSEIKSAYRKLARSYHPDVNKESGAEQKFKEISNAYEVLADNEKKSLYDKYGEAGLKGADMGMGDFNNPFDLFESLFEGMGGMGGTRGARNRPMQGDDEGYNLVLNFKDAIFGVEKDIEVTRLESCGTCNGSGAKPGTKTRKCRTCGGQGQVVSSARTPLGVFQQVMTCSTCDGTGEYSTPCSTCNGDGCVRKTKKISLKVPPGVDSGSRLRVRSEGNAGRRGGPPGDLYVFIEVRSDPVLKREGTNILYDCKVSYIDAILGTTMNVPTVDGSIDLKIPAGTQPGSTLVMAKKGVPYLGKRNNRGDQLVRVQVEIPKRLSSEERKLIEELADLNKSKTANSRR; translated from the exons ATGACAACCGTCCCATGTAGAAACATTCTAGTGCCTCAATTTGGACTGCAACCTCAAGTAATATTAAGAAGTGCATCTCCAGGAGTCAAGATCTGTTTTTCTTACACGGCGCTCACACTCCAAACTGG TATCAGTCTTACATCAAGGAACAGTCTGTCATCGTCACGAGCCAGTTTTCTTGGTCAAATATCTTCATCTGCTCTGTACAATTCCAGCCCACACCTAAATACTAGGCGTAATAGGAGGGCAGAAATTGTCGTTAGAGCTGAATCT GATTTCTATTCTATCCTTGGTGTCTCAAGAAATGCAAGTAAATCCGAAATAAAAAGTG CATACAGGAAGCTTGCTAGGAGTTATCATCCTGATGTCAATAA AGAATCAGGAGCAGAGCAAAAGTTTAAGGAGATTAGTAATGCATATGAG GTTTTAGCTGATAATGAAAAAAAGTCTCTGTATGATAAGTACGGAGAAGCAGGCCTCAAAGGTGCTGACATGGGCATGGGG GATTTCAACAATCCATTCGATCTATTTGAGTCATTATTTGAAGGCATGGGTGGGATGGGTGGAACGAGAGGTGCTCGCAACAGACCTATGCAAGGTGATGACGAGGGTTATAATCTTGTCCTAAATTTCAAAGATGCAATTTTTGGTGTTGAGAAAGATATAGAAGTTACAAGGCTAGAAAGTTGTGGAACATGCAATGGATCTGGTGCCAAACCAGGTACAAAGACACGCAAATGCAGAACTTGTGGAGGTCAAGGTCAGGTCGTCTCTTCTGCAAGGACACCACTGGGTGTATTCCAGCAGGTCATGACTTGTTCAACTTGTGATGGTACGGGTGAATACTCTACCCCATGCAGCACCTGCAACGGGGATGGCTGTGTGAGGAAGACAAAGAAAATTAGTCTGAAGGTGCCACCAGGAGTTGACTCTGGTAGCCGGCTGAgggtccggtcggaggggaatgctGGAAGGAGAGGTGGTCCTCCCGGTGACCTTTATGTCTTCATCGAAGTTCGCTCAGATCCTGTGCTTAAAAGGGAGGGAACCAACATTCTTTATGATTGCAAGGTATCCTACATTGATGCTATCTTAGGGACTACCATGAATGTTCCTACAGTGGATGGATCAATAGATCTGAAGATTCCAGCTGGGACGCAGCCAGGTTCAACTTTGGTAATGGCCAAAAAGGGTGTCCCTTACCTCGGTAAGCGAAACAACCGGGGAGATCAGTTGGTTCGAGTGCAGGTGGAAATTCCAAAGAGATTAAGCAGTGAGGAAAGAAAGTTGATCGAGGAGCTTGCGGACCTAAACAAGTCCAAGACAGCAAACAGTCGGAGATAG